One genomic region from Euleptes europaea isolate rEulEur1 chromosome 6, rEulEur1.hap1, whole genome shotgun sequence encodes:
- the LOC130479630 gene encoding LOW QUALITY PROTEIN: olfactory receptor 1019-like (The sequence of the model RefSeq protein was modified relative to this genomic sequence to represent the inferred CDS: substituted 1 base at 1 genomic stop codon) gives MNAVPAKEFILMGFTKSLEQQLPLFMVFLVIYLITLMGNLGMITLVRMNFQLHTPMYFFLCNLSIIDICYSSTITPRMLMNFLSVGKTISFSVCFVQLYFFVAXVCSECFLLATMAYDRYIAICSSLLYLSIMSQRVCLLRLLPRMAEHLDPGTISTFPGHTLFLTLPYCRSNIIRHFFCDTPPLLALASNSYVAEIIISLLAGLTTIGSLLIILLSYIFILSAILKIHLAQGRLKAFSTCSSHLIAVTVFYGTLIFTYMCPNTSYSLGWDQVASLFYTVVVPMMNPLIYSLRNKDMKKAFKQSVNIKLFSH, from the exons ATGAATGCAGTCCCCGCCAAAGAG TTCATTCTCATGGGATTTACCAAAAGTCTAGAGCAGCAGCTTCCCCTTTTCATGGTGTTCCTTGTGATCTACCTTATCACCCTTATGGGGAATCTGGGGATGATCACATTAGTCAGAATGAACTTCCAGCTTCAcacccccatgtatttcttcctgtGCAACTTGTCTATCATCGATATCTGTTACTCATCTACCATCACCCCAAGGATGCTAATGAACTTTCTATCAGTTGGCAAGACAATTTCCTTCAGTGTGTGTTTTGTTCAGCTTTACTTCTTTGTTGCCTAGGTGtgctctgaatgtttcttgctgGCCACAATGGCATATGACCGTTACATAGCTATCTGTAGCTCTTTGCTCTATTTATCCATTATGTCACAAAGAGTCTGTCTCCTCCGCTTGCTCCCGAGGATGGCGGAACATCTCGACCCCGGCACTATAAGCACCTTCCCTGGGCACACCCTTTTTCTTAC gttGCCATACTGTCGCTCCAACATCATTAGGCATTTCTTCTGTGATACTCCTCCATTGTTAGCACTGGCCTCTAATAGCTATGTTGCTGAAATAATCATTTCTTTACTAGCTGGTCTCACCACCATTGGGTCCTTATTAATCATCCTCCTTTCTTATATCTTCATTCTGTCTGCAATTCTGAAGATCCATTTGGCTCAAGGCAGACTCAAGGCTTTCTCCACTTGCTCCTCTCACCTTATAGCTGTCACTGTCTTCTATGGGACTCTGATATTTACATATATGTGTCCTAATACAAGCTACTCATTGGGTTGGGACCAAGTGGCTTCTTTGTTCTACACAGTAGTGGTCCCCATGATGAACCCTCTGATCTACAGCCTGAGGAACAAGGATATGAAGAAGGCCTTCAAGCAATCAGTAAACATAAAATTGTTTTCACATTGA